One genomic region from Cytophagia bacterium CHB2 encodes:
- a CDS encoding beta-lactamase family protein has protein sequence MRGSAIVIGIFKKTGDSMNRLLLLFGIMIALVFENASAQSLSQADRARVEQFGTEYINALNSGSADSYAKTIKAIFAASTLEKIGLARIQSQMERIKLDFGAFEYHHSEISEFNMGNAISRVLHVYAKPPRSAMWSDFQFRFEANPPFKLTELAFIAEVAEPVYLPNSALTDPNTLTWLNSYIDKLIAQNDLSGSVLIAEGEHVVFERVYGFADAKRAVKVTSDTRFNLGSGNKMFTALAIAQLVAAGKLSYDDPLIKFFPDFPHREFTAKATIHHLLSHTSGIGEYWTEEYVQYWHEIKTLRDYLPWIYKAGIRYELGKEFYYSNSNFLLAGLIIEQASGMDYYDYIRKNIYQPLGMTATDSYFRNDSKVVLAAPLKREEKGWVIANQGLRGSSAGGGYSTTRDMLQFARGLVAGKILSKENLSTMLASKTRGLAEASDYGYGFILSNEGNVPSYGHGGIARGVNFELRHFPQLDITFVAFCNQDNGAYDDLRKNIVKLITGAR, from the coding sequence ATGAGAGGAAGCGCAATCGTAATTGGCATCTTTAAAAAAACTGGAGACTCGATGAATCGACTTCTTTTGCTGTTTGGAATAATGATCGCACTCGTTTTTGAGAACGCCTCGGCGCAATCGCTTTCGCAAGCTGATCGCGCGCGCGTGGAACAATTCGGTACGGAGTATATCAATGCGCTCAATTCCGGCTCTGCGGATTCTTATGCCAAAACCATTAAAGCCATTTTTGCGGCAAGCACGCTTGAAAAAATCGGCCTCGCGCGCATTCAGAGTCAGATGGAAAGAATTAAACTCGATTTCGGCGCATTTGAATATCATCACTCTGAAATTTCAGAATTCAATATGGGCAATGCTATCAGCCGCGTATTGCACGTTTATGCCAAGCCGCCCCGTTCGGCGATGTGGAGTGATTTTCAATTTCGCTTCGAAGCCAATCCCCCGTTCAAATTAACCGAGCTGGCATTTATCGCGGAAGTTGCCGAGCCGGTTTATCTGCCGAACAGCGCCCTCACGGATCCGAACACGCTCACGTGGCTCAATAGTTATATCGATAAGTTGATCGCGCAAAACGATCTTTCTGGCAGCGTGCTGATCGCCGAAGGCGAGCACGTCGTGTTCGAGCGCGTCTATGGATTTGCCGATGCCAAGCGCGCTGTAAAAGTTACCTCCGACACGCGCTTCAATCTTGGCTCCGGCAACAAAATGTTTACTGCGCTCGCCATTGCCCAACTTGTCGCCGCCGGAAAACTGAGTTACGACGATCCCCTCATCAAATTCTTTCCCGATTTTCCTCACAGAGAATTTACCGCGAAAGCAACGATTCATCATTTGCTCTCGCACACTTCCGGCATCGGAGAGTATTGGACGGAGGAATACGTGCAGTATTGGCACGAGATCAAGACGCTGCGCGACTATCTGCCGTGGATTTACAAAGCCGGAATCAGATACGAGCTGGGCAAGGAATTTTATTACAGCAATTCGAATTTTCTGCTCGCGGGTTTGATCATCGAACAAGCGAGCGGCATGGACTATTACGATTATATTCGAAAAAATATCTATCAACCGCTCGGCATGACGGCAACGGATTCATATTTTAGAAATGACAGCAAAGTGGTTTTGGCCGCTCCGCTTAAGCGCGAGGAGAAGGGGTGGGTGATTGCGAATCAAGGCTTGCGCGGCAGCTCTGCGGGCGGCGGCTATTCAACGACGCGCGATATGTTGCAATTCGCGCGCGGGCTGGTTGCTGGCAAGATTCTTTCCAAAGAAAATTTGAGCACGATGCTCGCTTCCAAAACTCGCGGCTTGGCCGAGGCGAGCGACTACGGCTACGGTTTCATTCTCTCGAACGAAGGAAACGTCCCCTCCTATGGCCACGGCGGCATCGCGCGCGGCGTGAATTTCGAGCTCCGCCATTTTCCTCAACTCGATATCACCTTTGTGGCCTTTTGCAATCAAGACAACGGCGCATATGACGATTTGCGGAAGAACATTGTCAAGTTGATTACGGGCGCACGGTGA
- a CDS encoding T9SS type A sorting domain-containing protein, whose amino-acid sequence MRKNLPIASAAFIFHLLCASSQASGPVASDFSWAKMHGNSPTKFTAKEWRPIIDATWGQGLPTAQKLQIFDRWWNEVDLQYGAFHNFAPDIFALRDHYRPEIEAGVSRGRFAAIMNHFTFKLNELHTWAYDIRVSFTTLRKGVPVLVVGQWGTNQHFGAVLTQLPDSSLLVYKSLPNHPLGLVPGDLVLGYDGVLWKDIYPALLEAELPLALNIVNAATEEANTYYLLQSAGLNWHLFDTIDIVKYDSGDTLHVSTNLLANENRIIWGSEQIDVPGVKWPDRTNGRRVSWGVMTGTKVGYVYVTSWAADAQNTILVQFRNAVDSLMHHTETEGIILDFRFNTGGTALARDGLVLLFNQTVATVGFDRRVRGEDHFAMQPDPQRPASALVIRGDPNTFYNKPIAILIGPGSISAGELEARRLAFHPRARIFGKAAAGGNTGSDNINLGNSDWSAMLATGPQYLVSTHEYLSHKALEPHEKVWFDRDDVARGEDTVVKTAMAWIAKQTTGVADEASGSLPTQFMLQQNYPNPFNPSTAITYQLPLNSEVKLAVYNSAGQLVRKLVDGERQSAGAHTITWDGKDESGKLAASGVYVYRLETVSRVDSQKMILLR is encoded by the coding sequence ATGAGAAAAAATTTGCCCATCGCTTCTGCCGCCTTCATCTTTCATTTGCTCTGTGCGTCTTCGCAAGCCAGCGGTCCTGTGGCTTCGGATTTTAGCTGGGCGAAGATGCACGGCAATAGCCCCACAAAATTCACTGCAAAGGAGTGGCGACCCATCATCGACGCGACGTGGGGACAAGGTTTGCCGACAGCACAGAAGCTGCAAATCTTCGATCGCTGGTGGAACGAAGTGGATTTGCAATATGGCGCGTTTCACAATTTCGCGCCGGATATTTTTGCGCTGCGCGATCATTATCGGCCGGAAATCGAAGCGGGCGTGAGTCGCGGCAGGTTTGCGGCAATCATGAATCACTTCACTTTCAAGTTGAATGAGCTGCACACTTGGGCTTACGATATTCGCGTCTCCTTCACGACACTCAGAAAAGGCGTGCCGGTTCTCGTCGTCGGCCAGTGGGGAACGAATCAACATTTTGGCGCGGTCTTGACGCAGCTGCCTGATAGCTCACTACTCGTTTATAAATCGTTGCCAAATCACCCGCTCGGGCTTGTGCCGGGCGATCTCGTGCTCGGTTATGACGGCGTTTTGTGGAAGGATATTTATCCTGCGCTGCTCGAAGCGGAATTGCCCCTCGCGCTCAATATCGTCAACGCCGCCACGGAAGAAGCGAACACGTATTATCTGCTGCAATCCGCGGGGTTGAATTGGCATTTGTTCGACACGATTGACATTGTGAAATACGACAGCGGCGATACGCTGCACGTCAGCACCAATCTACTCGCGAACGAGAATCGCATCATTTGGGGCAGCGAGCAAATCGACGTGCCGGGCGTGAAGTGGCCGGATCGTACGAACGGTCGCCGCGTGAGTTGGGGCGTGATGACGGGCACGAAGGTCGGATACGTTTATGTGACCTCGTGGGCTGCCGATGCGCAGAATACTATACTCGTGCAATTCCGCAACGCGGTTGACAGCCTGATGCATCACACCGAAACCGAGGGCATCATTCTCGATTTCCGTTTTAACACCGGCGGCACTGCGCTCGCACGCGACGGCTTGGTGCTGTTGTTCAATCAAACCGTAGCAACGGTCGGCTTTGATCGTCGCGTGCGCGGCGAAGATCATTTCGCCATGCAGCCCGATCCGCAGCGGCCGGCTTCGGCGCTCGTTATTCGCGGAGACCCAAATACTTTTTACAACAAACCGATTGCAATCTTAATCGGGCCGGGTTCGATCAGCGCGGGTGAGTTGGAGGCGCGGCGGCTGGCGTTTCATCCGCGCGCGAGAATTTTTGGAAAAGCGGCCGCGGGAGGAAATACCGGCTCGGACAACATCAATCTTGGCAACAGTGATTGGAGCGCGATGCTCGCGACCGGCCCGCAATATTTGGTGAGCACGCATGAGTATCTTTCGCACAAAGCGCTCGAGCCGCACGAAAAAGTTTGGTTTGATCGCGACGACGTTGCGCGCGGCGAAGATACGGTGGTGAAGACGGCGATGGCTTGGATTGCAAAGCAGACAACGGGTGTTGCAGATGAAGCAAGCGGCTCATTACCAACGCAATTTATGCTGCAGCAAAATTATCCGAATCCATTTAATCCGAGCACGGCTATCACGTATCAATTGCCGCTAAACAGTGAAGTGAAATTAGCTGTCTACAATAGTGCCGGACAGTTGGTGCGCAAGCTGGTCGATGGCGAGCGGCAAAGCGCAGGCGCTCACACGATAACGTGGGACGGCAAAGATGAAAGCGGTAAGCTTGCTGCCAGCGGCGTTTATGTGTATCGCCTCGAAACCGTGAGCCGGGTGGATTCCCAAAAAATGATTTTGCTGCGGTGA